A portion of the Chromobacterium sp. IIBBL 290-4 genome contains these proteins:
- a CDS encoding FliH/SctL family protein, translating to MKASSSNSPIIPGEQLESWTSWSPSSLDGFTQALNPAQLMAMSQTRRPGASLAEKIAAGEGAQQIPVSLAEAEAMAEREEVAEQEEEPALSYPTAAELEAIHQEAWQTGHEAGLEAGRAEGFEQGLQAGQEQGAAAARAELAPQLEEAWQSLRKMSDAFSAELARVEEALAGDVLKLAWQLAQKVVQRQIACDEQALLPLLQSALSELPSTLAGARLRVNPADLAAARAFLEQESPETVWQWIEDPAIARGGCVIDASSIRLDMSMETRLAALSRALGLEAESDEPASD from the coding sequence ATGAAGGCCTCGTCGAGTAACAGTCCCATCATTCCCGGCGAGCAACTGGAAAGCTGGACCAGTTGGAGTCCATCGTCCCTGGATGGCTTCACGCAAGCCTTGAATCCCGCCCAGTTGATGGCGATGAGCCAGACGCGCCGTCCCGGCGCCAGCCTGGCGGAGAAGATCGCGGCCGGAGAAGGCGCCCAGCAGATTCCGGTTTCATTGGCCGAAGCCGAGGCCATGGCGGAGCGGGAAGAGGTGGCGGAGCAGGAGGAAGAGCCTGCGCTGAGCTATCCTACCGCCGCCGAATTGGAGGCTATCCATCAGGAGGCCTGGCAAACCGGCCATGAGGCGGGTTTGGAAGCCGGACGGGCGGAAGGGTTCGAGCAGGGCTTGCAGGCGGGCCAGGAACAAGGCGCCGCGGCGGCGCGCGCGGAGTTGGCGCCGCAACTGGAAGAGGCTTGGCAATCCTTGCGCAAGATGAGCGATGCCTTTTCCGCCGAGTTGGCCCGGGTGGAGGAGGCTTTGGCCGGCGATGTGCTCAAGCTTGCCTGGCAGCTGGCGCAAAAGGTGGTACAGCGGCAGATCGCATGCGATGAGCAGGCGTTGCTGCCCTTGCTGCAGTCTGCCTTGAGCGAGTTGCCGTCCACGCTGGCGGGCGCGCGTTTGCGGGTCAATCCGGCCGATCTTGCCGCCGCGCGCGCGTTTCTGGAGCAGGAGTCGCCGGAGACGGTGTGGCAGTGGATTGAGGATCCCGCCATCGCCCGCGGCGGCTGCGTGATCGATGCGTCTTCGATTCGTCTCGACATGAGCATGGAAACCCGCTTGGCCGCGCTATCCCGCGCGCTTGGCCTGGAGGCCGAGAGCGATGAGCCGGCATCTGATTGA
- the fliG gene encoding flagellar motor switch protein FliG, which yields MSDNGIRKSAVLLFSLGQNEAVEVFKYLGPKEVQKISLAMAAINNLSYEQIDEVVADFRKECDARASIGASDEYLRNVLIEALGPDKASNLLDKIMQGNDHSGIESLKWMDPSSAADLIRHEHPQIIATILVHLEPDLSSSILSFFPERMRNEVLIRTATLEGVQPQALRELNDVLTQLLSGSDRIKKSASGGVGLTAEILNFMGGNVEASALSFIREYDPELAQRIQDKMFVFENILDIDDRSIQTILREVQTDSLVIALKGTSNDLKEKIFRNMSQRAAEMLRDDLESKGPVKLSEVEAEQKEILKVVRKLADDGQIVLGSKGGDEGLVE from the coding sequence ATGAGTGATAACGGAATCCGCAAGAGCGCCGTGCTGCTGTTCAGTCTCGGCCAGAACGAGGCGGTTGAGGTGTTCAAATACCTGGGCCCCAAGGAAGTGCAGAAAATCTCGCTGGCGATGGCGGCGATCAACAACCTCAGCTACGAGCAGATCGATGAGGTGGTGGCCGACTTCCGCAAGGAGTGCGACGCCCGCGCCAGCATAGGCGCGTCCGACGAATATCTGCGCAATGTGTTGATCGAGGCGCTGGGGCCGGACAAGGCTTCCAACCTGCTGGACAAGATCATGCAGGGCAATGATCACAGCGGCATTGAAAGCCTGAAGTGGATGGATCCGTCTTCGGCCGCTGACCTGATCCGCCACGAACACCCGCAGATCATCGCCACCATCCTGGTTCACCTGGAGCCGGATCTGTCCAGTTCCATCCTGTCTTTCTTCCCCGAGCGCATGCGCAATGAAGTGCTGATCCGGACCGCCACGCTGGAAGGCGTGCAGCCGCAGGCGCTGCGCGAGCTGAACGATGTGCTGACCCAGCTGCTGTCCGGCTCGGACCGCATCAAGAAGAGCGCGTCCGGCGGCGTGGGACTCACCGCGGAAATTCTCAACTTCATGGGTGGCAATGTCGAAGCGTCCGCCCTCAGCTTTATCCGCGAGTACGATCCGGAGCTGGCGCAGCGCATTCAGGACAAAATGTTCGTGTTCGAGAATATTCTGGATATTGACGATCGCTCGATCCAGACCATCTTGCGCGAGGTGCAGACCGACTCCCTGGTGATCGCCTTGAAGGGCACAAGCAACGACCTGAAAGAAAAAATCTTCCGCAATATGTCGCAACGCGCGGCGGAAATGCTGCGCGACGATCTCGAGTCCAAAGGGCCGGTCAAACTGTCGGAAGTGGAAGCCGAGCAGAAGGAAATCCTCAAGGTGGTGCGCAAGCTCGCCGACGACGGTCAAATCGTGCTAGGCAGCAAGGGCGGCGATGAAGGCCTCGTCGAGTAA
- the fliF gene encoding flagellar basal-body MS-ring/collar protein FliF: MADLAEENATPAWRSRLNEANDRFKALPNNKKILFLTALAAIFAVVVGAVFLNRTPSYKILFSNLADRDGGQVTAALQQMNIPYQLGDGGVISVPSDRVYDVRLKLAAQGLPKASGVGFELMDNQKFGISQFAEQVNYQRSIEGELARTIEAISSVQSARVHIATPKQSVFVREQQAPTASVMLQLYGGRILDAGQVAGILHLVSSSVPNLPVKNVTIVDQDGNLLSKQMGPDENSGLDQRQLGFVRQIEDGYVKRIEDILEPIFGHGNARAQVTANVDFSETEQTSETFRPNSNPNPSATRSQQISEKLVNGSANPTGVPGALSNQPPSAASAPITLPPGAAPGTANLSGQGVSASGALQRDITTNYEVDKTVQHTKMPTGSVKRLSAAVVVNYRRMPDKNGEMKPTPLSPQEVQQINNLVKEAMGYNSGRGDTLNVVNAAFADNAQPVTVQERVVNYVSDNGTGLVKYGLIAIAVLYLLFGVVRPIMRDLVRPQASAGEGGAAGAGGRLLGVAGEEGETAMAALAVDGAAGAVDPREAQRKQYSSNLEAVRELVKSDPRMAAQIIKEWITADE, encoded by the coding sequence ATGGCTGATCTGGCAGAAGAAAACGCAACACCAGCTTGGCGCAGCCGCCTGAACGAAGCGAATGATCGCTTCAAGGCCCTGCCCAACAACAAGAAAATCTTGTTTCTGACGGCGCTGGCGGCAATTTTCGCCGTCGTCGTAGGGGCGGTTTTCCTCAATCGCACCCCCTCTTATAAAATCCTGTTCTCCAATCTTGCCGACCGCGACGGCGGCCAGGTGACGGCTGCGCTGCAGCAAATGAACATTCCCTATCAGCTGGGCGACGGCGGCGTGATTTCCGTGCCGTCGGACCGGGTGTACGACGTTCGTTTGAAATTGGCGGCCCAAGGGCTGCCCAAGGCCAGCGGCGTGGGTTTCGAACTGATGGACAACCAGAAGTTCGGCATCAGCCAGTTCGCCGAGCAGGTCAACTATCAGCGTTCCATCGAGGGCGAGCTGGCCCGTACCATCGAGGCCATCTCCTCGGTGCAAAGCGCCCGCGTGCATATCGCCACCCCCAAGCAGAGCGTGTTCGTGCGCGAGCAGCAGGCACCCACTGCTTCGGTGATGCTGCAGCTTTACGGCGGGCGGATTCTGGACGCCGGCCAGGTTGCGGGCATCCTGCATCTGGTGTCCAGCTCGGTGCCCAATCTGCCGGTGAAGAACGTCACCATCGTCGATCAGGACGGCAATCTGCTGTCCAAGCAGATGGGGCCGGATGAAAACTCGGGCCTCGATCAGCGCCAGCTGGGTTTTGTGCGCCAGATCGAGGATGGCTACGTCAAACGCATTGAGGACATCCTCGAGCCTATCTTCGGCCACGGCAATGCCCGCGCCCAGGTGACGGCCAATGTGGATTTTTCCGAGACGGAGCAAACCTCGGAAACCTTCCGGCCCAATTCCAATCCCAACCCCTCGGCGACGCGCAGCCAGCAGATCAGCGAAAAGCTGGTCAATGGCTCAGCCAATCCCACCGGCGTGCCGGGCGCGCTGTCCAATCAGCCGCCTTCCGCCGCGTCCGCGCCTATCACGCTGCCGCCGGGCGCCGCGCCGGGCACGGCGAATCTGTCCGGACAAGGCGTAAGCGCCAGCGGAGCATTGCAGCGCGACATCACCACCAATTACGAGGTGGATAAAACCGTTCAGCACACCAAGATGCCGACCGGCTCGGTCAAGCGCTTGTCGGCTGCGGTGGTGGTGAACTATCGCCGCATGCCGGACAAGAACGGCGAAATGAAGCCGACGCCGCTGTCGCCGCAGGAAGTGCAGCAGATCAATAATCTGGTCAAAGAGGCCATGGGGTACAACTCGGGCCGCGGCGATACGCTGAATGTGGTCAACGCGGCGTTTGCGGACAATGCGCAGCCGGTGACGGTGCAGGAGCGCGTGGTCAATTATGTGTCCGACAACGGCACCGGCCTGGTCAAGTACGGCCTGATCGCTATCGCGGTGTTGTACTTGTTGTTTGGCGTGGTGCGGCCCATCATGCGCGATCTGGTGCGTCCCCAGGCTTCTGCGGGAGAGGGCGGCGCGGCGGGGGCGGGAGGCCGGCTGCTCGGCGTGGCCGGCGAGGAAGGCGAAACCGCCATGGCCGCGCTGGCTGTGGATGGGGCCGCCGGAGCGGTGGATCCGCGCGAGGCGCAGAGGAAGCAGTACTCCAGCAATCTTGAGGCCGTGCGCGAGCTGGTGAAGTCTGATCCGCGCATGGCGGCCCAGATCATCAAGGAATGGATAACCGCCGATGAGTGA
- the fliE gene encoding flagellar hook-basal body complex protein FliE, which translates to MSVNNIDQLLGELRSAAALAAGKQAHATQETPQVDFSDVLKSTIEQVNSAQQTSEEMQKQFQLGDNKEVNLQDVMMSLQKASLSFQTMVQARNKLVSAYQEIMNTQV; encoded by the coding sequence ATGTCAGTCAATAATATCGACCAGTTGCTGGGCGAATTGCGAAGCGCGGCGGCGCTGGCCGCCGGCAAGCAAGCGCATGCGACGCAGGAAACGCCGCAGGTCGACTTTTCGGACGTGCTCAAATCTACCATCGAGCAGGTCAACTCGGCGCAGCAGACATCGGAGGAGATGCAAAAGCAGTTTCAGCTGGGCGATAATAAAGAGGTGAATCTGCAAGATGTGATGATGTCATTGCAGAAAGCCAGCCTCTCGTTCCAGACCATGGTGCAGGCGCGCAATAAATTGGTCAGCGCCTATCAGGAAATCATGAATACCCAAGTCTAG
- a CDS encoding sigma-54 dependent transcriptional regulator, which yields MKFLPILVVEDDADLREAIIDTLSLSGYPTLEAADGGQALQRLKQEPVGLIISDAQMAPMDGYALFEEVKKQYPGVPFILMTAYGVIERAIELLRAGATHYLLKPFEPQSLLAEVEKHLLAMPGDDGGEVVAESAAMRQLFALAGRVAQSDASVMISGPSGTGKEVLARYIHRHSKRHAGPFVAVNCAAIPDNLLESTLFGHERGAFTGAAQALPGKFEQAQAGTILLDEVTEMALALQAKLLRVLQEREVERIGSTRTVKLDIRVLATSNRDLQAEVEAGRFREDLYFRLNVFPLRIPALADRPDDILPLARFLLRRYAEAAGRASLVFSRDAERHLTAYSWEGNIRELDNVVQRAVILAAGAEIIAADLLLDDMMGAGMCTRTVSEKDSSVSDEADMKTLEKRHILETLAAVGGVRKLAAEKLGISERTLRYKLQRYRDEGATDQDVSEGNGTE from the coding sequence ATGAAGTTCTTACCGATTCTGGTGGTCGAAGACGACGCGGATTTGCGCGAGGCCATCATTGATACTTTGTCTTTGTCGGGCTATCCGACGCTGGAGGCCGCGGATGGCGGCCAAGCGCTGCAGCGCTTGAAGCAGGAGCCGGTGGGCTTGATCATTTCCGACGCGCAAATGGCGCCGATGGACGGCTACGCGCTGTTCGAGGAGGTCAAGAAGCAATATCCCGGCGTGCCTTTCATCCTGATGACCGCCTATGGCGTGATCGAGAGGGCGATTGAACTGTTGCGCGCGGGCGCCACGCATTACTTGCTCAAGCCCTTCGAGCCGCAAAGCCTGTTGGCCGAGGTGGAGAAGCATTTGCTGGCGATGCCGGGCGACGACGGCGGCGAGGTGGTGGCGGAGTCCGCCGCCATGCGGCAGCTGTTCGCCCTGGCGGGGCGCGTGGCGCAGAGCGACGCCAGCGTGATGATCAGCGGGCCCAGCGGCACCGGCAAGGAGGTGTTGGCGCGCTACATCCACCGGCATTCGAAGCGCCACGCCGGGCCGTTTGTGGCGGTCAATTGCGCGGCCATACCGGATAATTTGCTGGAGTCCACCTTGTTCGGCCATGAGCGCGGCGCGTTCACTGGCGCGGCGCAGGCCTTGCCCGGCAAATTCGAGCAAGCCCAGGCCGGCACCATTCTGCTGGACGAGGTGACGGAAATGGCCTTGGCGCTGCAGGCCAAGCTGCTGCGCGTGCTGCAGGAGCGCGAGGTGGAGCGCATCGGCAGCACCCGGACGGTTAAATTGGACATCCGGGTGTTGGCGACGTCTAATCGAGATTTGCAGGCGGAAGTGGAGGCGGGGCGCTTCCGCGAGGATTTATATTTCCGGCTGAATGTTTTCCCCTTGCGCATCCCGGCGCTGGCGGATCGCCCTGATGATATTCTGCCCTTGGCACGATTCCTGCTTAGAAGATATGCGGAGGCCGCGGGACGGGCATCTCTGGTGTTTTCCAGGGATGCGGAACGTCATTTGACGGCCTATAGTTGGGAGGGTAACATCCGCGAACTGGATAATGTCGTGCAGCGGGCGGTCATTCTTGCCGCCGGGGCGGAAATTATTGCCGCCGATTTGTTGTTGGACGACATGATGGGCGCGGGGATGTGTACCCGGACGGTGTCTGAGAAAGACAGTTCGGTGTCGGATGAAGCCGACATGAAAACCCTTGAAAAACGCCATATTCTGGAAACATTGGCAGCAGTCGGCGGAGTGAGAAAGCTGGCGGCGGAAAAACTGGGCATTAGCGAGCGCACTTTGCGTTACAAACTGCAGCGCTACCGTGATGAGGGCGCGACAGACCAGGATGTTTCGGAGGGTAATGGCACGGAGTAG
- a CDS encoding chemotaxis protein CheB has product MALTSRERGARAPLEIVPSHSADVILPRQPGKTPLASQTVIVIGSSTGGTEALRTLLTALPANMPPILIAQHMPEMFTHSFAQRLDTLCRMRVKEAEDNERLQAGTVYIAPGHSHLLIKNAPTIGYSTSLNAGPAVNRHRPSVDVLFRSAANLVSKNCIGIILTGMGRDGAGGMLELKQAGAWNIAQDEASCVVFGMPKEAIALGAAHEVLPLTSIAQRLVTLVHQRQPSI; this is encoded by the coding sequence ATGGCTCTGACATCGAGAGAACGGGGCGCCAGGGCGCCGCTGGAGATCGTTCCCAGCCACAGCGCGGACGTCATTTTGCCGCGCCAGCCGGGCAAGACGCCGCTGGCGAGCCAGACGGTTATCGTCATCGGCTCCTCAACCGGCGGAACGGAGGCGCTGCGCACGCTGTTGACCGCTCTTCCCGCGAATATGCCGCCCATACTCATCGCTCAGCATATGCCTGAAATGTTTACGCATTCTTTCGCCCAACGGTTGGATACGCTGTGTCGGATGCGGGTGAAGGAGGCGGAGGATAATGAGCGCTTGCAGGCCGGCACCGTCTACATCGCGCCGGGACATTCCCATTTGCTGATCAAAAACGCGCCGACCATAGGCTACAGCACGTCTTTGAATGCCGGCCCGGCGGTAAACCGGCATCGGCCGTCGGTAGATGTATTGTTTCGTTCGGCGGCCAATCTGGTGAGCAAGAACTGCATAGGCATCATCTTGACCGGCATGGGCCGCGACGGCGCTGGCGGCATGTTGGAGCTGAAGCAGGCGGGCGCCTGGAACATCGCTCAGGACGAGGCTAGCTGCGTGGTGTTCGGCATGCCGAAAGAAGCGATCGCGCTGGGCGCGGCGCACGAGGTGCTGCCCCTGACCAGCATCGCGCAGCGGCTGGTGACGCTGGTGCATCAACGCCAGCCTTCTATTTAG
- a CDS encoding low molecular weight protein-tyrosine-phosphatase, with product MADARARYSILFVCHGNICRSPTAEGVMRHMLAARGLAASIAVDSAGTHGYHVGEPPDARSASAAAKRGYDLSGQRARQVNDADFAAFDLILAADKHNLADLRGRCPADLQGRLRLMLEPLGEGREVPDPYYGGSQGFEGVLDLLEEACERWLARLSK from the coding sequence ATGGCTGACGCTAGAGCGCGATATTCCATATTGTTCGTGTGCCATGGCAATATATGCCGCTCCCCGACGGCGGAGGGTGTCATGCGGCACATGCTGGCGGCGCGCGGGCTGGCGGCAAGCATTGCCGTCGACTCGGCCGGCACGCATGGCTACCATGTAGGCGAGCCGCCGGATGCGCGCAGCGCTAGCGCCGCGGCGAAGAGGGGATATGATCTGAGCGGCCAGCGCGCCCGGCAGGTGAATGATGCAGACTTCGCGGCTTTCGATCTGATCCTGGCGGCGGATAAACATAATCTGGCGGACTTGCGCGGACGCTGTCCCGCGGATCTGCAAGGCCGTTTGCGCCTGATGCTGGAGCCGCTGGGCGAAGGGCGCGAGGTGCCTGATCCTTACTATGGCGGCAGCCAGGGTTTCGAGGGCGTGCTCGATTTGCTTGAGGAGGCATGCGAGCGCTGGCTGGCGCGGCTGTCTAAGTAG
- a CDS encoding LysR family transcriptional regulator, whose product MNYTLRQLRVFRRVAEQGGFSRAGDDMGLTQPAVSRAVRELEQTLDLRLLDRTTREVVLTEAGRRLLPKLCRALDELDEVLDATRKEGGQAMGSVRVACSPTLSASLMPSIIAACRESYPQLKLHLQDQVQRLNVEAVRSGAADFGLVVEQGDCDDLEQAEVLVDDFWLVCRNDHRLATLAEAQWEQLDGEELALLDASSGSRPLIDRLLSRHRLNCQVIVELGHSHSVFKMVDAGMGLSVTPGLALPFPEGCHLTVVPLKPRASRRIVLLRRRNRTLSPAAEHLWRLVLAMKGRLQDIARGIKGQA is encoded by the coding sequence ATGAATTATACTTTGCGGCAGCTGCGGGTGTTCCGCCGGGTGGCGGAGCAGGGCGGCTTCAGCCGCGCCGGCGATGATATGGGCCTGACCCAGCCGGCGGTCAGTCGGGCGGTGCGAGAACTGGAGCAGACGCTGGACTTGCGTCTGCTGGATCGCACCACCCGTGAGGTGGTCTTGACCGAAGCCGGCCGGCGCTTGCTGCCCAAGCTTTGCCGCGCGCTGGATGAGCTGGATGAGGTGCTGGATGCCACGCGCAAGGAGGGCGGCCAGGCGATGGGCAGCGTGCGCGTCGCCTGCAGCCCCACGCTGTCGGCCAGCCTGATGCCATCCATCATCGCCGCCTGCCGGGAAAGCTATCCGCAATTGAAGCTGCATCTGCAGGACCAGGTGCAGCGGCTGAATGTGGAGGCGGTGCGCAGCGGCGCGGCGGATTTCGGCCTGGTGGTGGAGCAAGGGGATTGCGACGACCTGGAGCAGGCGGAAGTGTTGGTTGATGACTTCTGGCTGGTATGCCGAAACGATCATCGTCTGGCGACATTGGCGGAGGCGCAATGGGAACAGCTGGACGGCGAAGAGTTGGCCTTGCTAGATGCCAGCTCGGGCAGTCGGCCGCTGATAGACCGCTTATTGAGCCGCCATCGCTTGAATTGCCAAGTGATTGTGGAGCTGGGGCATTCGCACTCGGTTTTCAAGATGGTGGATGCCGGCATGGGGCTTAGCGTGACGCCGGGCTTGGCGTTGCCATTTCCCGAGGGCTGCCATCTGACTGTGGTGCCGCTAAAGCCTAGAGCCAGCCGGCGCATTGTATTGTTGCGGCGCCGGAACCGAACCCTGTCTCCCGCCGCGGAACACCTGTGGCGGCTGGTGCTGGCAATGAAAGGGCGTTTACAGGACATCGCCCGTGGGATAAAAGGGCAGGCATGA
- a CDS encoding bile acid:sodium symporter family protein, with the protein MPKLLDSFTLALICTVTLASLLPCHGEAAQIFNLITNLAIGLLFFLHGVKLSREAVLAGMGHWRLHLTVLACTFALFPILGLLLKPVLTPLVTPELYLGVLYLCMLPSTVQSSIAFTSMAQGNVPAAICSATASNLLGIFITPLLVGWLVVSHGGLDQSMGSALDIVYQLLLPFIAGQIARRWIGRWVDRYKAILKYVDQGSILMVVYTAFSAAVISGLWRQTPPTALAGLLVVNIILLGLLLGITTLAGRKLGFNREDQITILFCGSKKSLASGVPMAKVLFAGHAIGAIVLPLMLFHQIQLMVCAMLAQRFRQQHLHAGRMQEKSPLV; encoded by the coding sequence ATGCCCAAGCTACTGGATTCCTTCACCCTGGCGCTGATCTGCACCGTGACGCTGGCCAGCCTGCTGCCTTGCCACGGCGAAGCGGCTCAAATATTCAACTTGATCACCAACCTGGCCATCGGCCTGCTGTTTTTTCTGCACGGCGTCAAACTGTCGCGCGAAGCGGTGCTGGCCGGCATGGGCCACTGGCGGCTGCACCTGACCGTGCTGGCGTGCACCTTCGCGCTGTTCCCCATACTGGGACTATTGCTCAAGCCGGTGCTGACGCCGCTGGTCACGCCCGAGTTGTACCTGGGGGTGTTGTATCTGTGCATGCTGCCGTCCACGGTGCAATCGTCCATCGCCTTCACCTCGATGGCACAAGGCAATGTGCCGGCGGCCATCTGCAGCGCCACCGCCTCCAACCTGCTGGGCATCTTCATCACGCCGCTGCTGGTAGGCTGGCTGGTAGTCAGCCATGGCGGCCTGGACCAAAGCATGGGATCGGCGCTGGACATCGTTTACCAGCTGCTGCTGCCCTTCATCGCCGGTCAGATCGCGCGGCGCTGGATAGGCCGCTGGGTGGACCGTTACAAGGCCATTCTGAAATATGTGGACCAGGGGTCGATTCTGATGGTGGTCTATACCGCCTTCAGCGCGGCGGTGATCAGCGGGCTATGGCGGCAAACGCCGCCGACCGCCCTGGCAGGCCTGCTGGTGGTCAACATCATCTTGCTGGGCTTGCTGCTGGGCATCACCACGCTGGCGGGCCGCAAGCTGGGCTTCAATCGCGAGGATCAGATCACCATCCTGTTCTGCGGCTCGAAAAAGAGCCTGGCCAGCGGCGTGCCCATGGCCAAGGTGCTGTTCGCCGGCCACGCCATCGGCGCCATCGTGCTGCCGCTGATGCTGTTCCACCAGATCCAGCTGATGGTATGCGCCATGCTGGCGCAACGTTTCCGCCAGCAGCACCTGCACGCCGGACGCATGCAAGAAAAATCCCCGCTGGTTTAG
- the uvrB gene encoding excinuclease ABC subunit UvrB: MLLTYPDSPFQLNQPFPPAGDQPAAIEQLVEGLSDGLSYQTLLGVTGSGKTYTMANVIAQTGRPAIIMAHNKTLAAQLYSEMREFFPHNAVEYFVSYYDYYQPEAYVPSRDLFIEKDSSINEHIEQMRLSATKSILERPDCIIVATVSAIYGIGDPSDYHQMILHLKEGETTPQRDIISRLTTMQYSRNDLDFGRGTFRVRGDVIDIYPAESSDTALRVSLFDDEVEALTLFDPLTGATKQRVGRFTVFPSSHYVTPRDTVLRACEQIKDELRHRIEWYQKEGKLVEAQRIEQRTRFDLEMLYEMGFCKGIENYSRHFSGRGPGDPPPTLIDYLPKNALMFIDESHVTVPQVGAMYKGDAARKANLVEYGFRLPSAADNRPLKFHEFEQLMPQTVFVSATPAVYEKDHAGQVVEQVVRPTGLVDPQLEIRPVATQVDDLLSEIRDRMERGERVLVTTLTKRMAEQLADYYTEHGVKVRYLHSDIDTVERVEILRDLRLGVFDVLIGINLLREGLDIPEVSLVAILDADKEGFLRSERSLIQTIGRAARNLNGRALLYADRITESMRKAMDETERRRAKQMAFNAEHGIVPKGVEKKIKDIIDGVYSVEAERKKLVDEAAVAMMDEKTLAKEIKRLEKEMMEAARNLEFERAARIRDELKQLKEKAWLGEL, from the coding sequence ATGCTGCTGACCTATCCCGACAGCCCCTTCCAGCTGAACCAGCCATTTCCGCCGGCCGGCGACCAGCCTGCCGCCATCGAGCAACTGGTGGAAGGCCTGTCCGACGGCTTGTCCTATCAGACGCTGCTGGGCGTGACCGGCTCAGGCAAGACCTACACCATGGCCAACGTCATCGCCCAGACCGGCCGGCCAGCCATCATCATGGCGCACAACAAGACGCTGGCGGCGCAGTTGTATAGCGAAATGCGCGAGTTCTTCCCGCACAATGCGGTCGAATATTTCGTCTCTTATTACGACTACTACCAGCCGGAAGCCTACGTCCCCAGCCGCGACCTGTTCATCGAGAAAGACTCCAGCATCAACGAGCACATCGAGCAGATGCGGCTGTCGGCCACCAAGTCGATACTGGAACGTCCCGACTGCATCATCGTGGCGACGGTGTCGGCGATTTACGGCATCGGCGATCCGTCCGACTACCACCAGATGATCCTGCATCTGAAGGAAGGCGAAACCACCCCGCAGCGCGACATCATCAGCCGGCTGACCACCATGCAGTACAGCCGCAACGATCTGGACTTCGGCCGCGGCACCTTCCGCGTGCGCGGCGACGTGATCGACATCTACCCGGCGGAAAGCAGCGACACCGCGCTGCGCGTCAGTCTGTTCGACGATGAGGTTGAAGCGCTGACGCTGTTCGATCCGTTGACTGGCGCCACCAAGCAACGGGTCGGCCGCTTCACCGTGTTTCCGTCCAGCCACTACGTGACGCCGCGCGACACCGTGCTGCGCGCCTGCGAGCAGATCAAGGACGAGCTGCGCCACCGCATCGAGTGGTATCAAAAGGAAGGCAAGCTGGTGGAGGCGCAACGCATCGAGCAGCGCACCCGCTTCGACCTGGAAATGCTGTACGAGATGGGCTTCTGCAAGGGCATCGAAAACTATTCGCGCCATTTCTCCGGCCGTGGACCCGGCGATCCGCCGCCGACGCTGATCGACTACCTGCCCAAGAACGCGCTGATGTTCATCGACGAGAGCCACGTCACCGTGCCGCAGGTGGGCGCGATGTACAAGGGCGACGCCGCGCGCAAGGCCAACCTGGTGGAGTACGGCTTCCGTCTGCCATCCGCCGCTGACAACCGGCCGCTGAAATTCCACGAGTTCGAACAGCTGATGCCGCAGACCGTGTTTGTCTCCGCCACGCCGGCGGTGTATGAAAAGGATCATGCCGGCCAGGTGGTGGAGCAGGTGGTGCGGCCGACCGGCCTGGTGGACCCGCAGCTTGAGATCAGACCGGTGGCGACCCAGGTGGACGACCTGCTGTCCGAAATCCGCGACCGCATGGAGCGCGGCGAGCGGGTGCTGGTCACCACGTTGACCAAGCGCATGGCCGAGCAACTGGCCGACTACTACACCGAACACGGCGTCAAGGTGCGCTATCTGCACAGCGACATCGATACGGTGGAGCGGGTGGAGATTCTCCGCGACCTGCGCCTGGGCGTGTTCGACGTGCTGATCGGCATCAACCTGTTGCGCGAAGGCCTGGATATCCCGGAAGTGAGCCTGGTGGCGATCCTGGATGCCGATAAAGAGGGTTTCCTGCGCAGCGAGCGCAGCCTGATCCAGACCATAGGTCGCGCCGCGCGGAACCTGAACGGCAGGGCACTGCTCTACGCCGACCGCATCACCGAGTCCATGCGCAAGGCGATGGACGAAACCGAGCGCCGCCGCGCCAAGCAGATGGCGTTCAACGCCGAGCACGGCATTGTGCCCAAGGGCGTGGAGAAGAAGATCAAGGACATCATCGACGGCGTTTACAGCGTCGAGGCCGAGCGCAAGAAGCTGGTGGACGAGGCGGCAGTGGCGATGATGGACGAGAAGACGCTGGCCAAGGAGATCAAGCGTCTGGAGAAGGAAATGATGGAGGCGGCGCGCAATCTGGAGTTCGAGCGCGCCGCGCGCATCCGAGACGAATTGAAGCAGCTGAAGGAAAAGGCCTGGCTCGGCGAGCTATAG